A genomic region of Leptolyngbya sp. NIES-2104 contains the following coding sequences:
- a CDS encoding PHP domain-containing protein, whose amino-acid sequence MTADLASSSTETLPAAQDAVALRQVFASLTAESCPLTYNFHMHTTHSDGQLHPEALAQQAIDLSLKGFAITDHHQISGYRTAQSYMQAQSGTDLPHLWTGTEITSRLLETEVHILGFAFDPDHCAIASYLQGSAPQGDRAQAARVIRAIHQAGGLAVLAHPARYRRSANELIPAAAMVGIDGVETFYAYNNPKPWMPSPKETTRVTELKTELGLLSSCGTDTHGMSLLQRL is encoded by the coding sequence ATGACTGCTGATCTTGCTTCGAGTTCGACTGAAACCTTACCCGCCGCGCAGGATGCGGTAGCGCTACGACAGGTTTTCGCTTCACTGACGGCTGAAAGTTGCCCGCTCACCTACAATTTCCATATGCACACAACGCACTCGGACGGGCAGCTACACCCCGAAGCGTTAGCGCAACAAGCGATCGATTTATCGCTCAAAGGATTCGCAATCACGGATCACCATCAGATCAGCGGATACCGTACCGCACAGAGCTACATGCAGGCGCAATCCGGGACAGATTTACCGCATCTCTGGACGGGCACTGAAATTACATCTCGACTGCTCGAAACTGAGGTGCACATTCTAGGATTTGCGTTTGACCCAGATCATTGTGCGATCGCGTCTTATCTTCAAGGGTCGGCTCCTCAAGGCGATCGTGCTCAGGCAGCGCGAGTGATTCGAGCAATTCATCAAGCAGGCGGGCTTGCGGTGTTGGCGCATCCGGCTCGATATCGTCGATCGGCGAATGAGTTGATTCCAGCCGCTGCGATGGTCGGAATTGATGGGGTGGAAACGTTTTACGCCTACAACAATCCGAAGCCCTGGATGCCCAGCCCGAAAGAAACGACGCGGGTGACAGAGTTAAAGACAGAGCTTGGATTGCTCAGTTCTTGTGGAACCGATACGCATGGCATGAGCTTGTTACAGCGGCTTTAG
- a CDS encoding sensor histidine kinase, with amino-acid sequence MISSTNNGGFAQQVEAIRQRLASIRDRLLAQSSVSSPIQTEIQQELQSAIDVLQTARSMIQQAESSSTIEQLRASVREKETLLREIHHRIKNNLQIVTSLLDLQVMRTQDTDVQALLRSNQSRISSIALVHDRLSQSSSTHSIRLGEYVQSLVPMLIQTYAIEPNQITLRTAISGEIELASNRVVPVGLILNELISNALRHGLANRGGEVSILLRVENSQITLTVSDTGDRFPANFDLNAPQTLGFQIINSLVQQLNASLGVDRTPRTAITIRFDAADPE; translated from the coding sequence ATGATTTCTAGTACGAATAATGGCGGGTTCGCCCAGCAGGTGGAAGCAATTCGGCAACGTCTTGCCTCAATTCGCGATCGTCTCTTGGCACAGTCTAGCGTGAGTTCCCCAATCCAGACTGAGATTCAGCAAGAGCTACAGTCTGCGATCGATGTCTTGCAGACGGCACGATCGATGATTCAACAGGCGGAATCGAGTTCGACGATCGAGCAATTACGAGCTTCGGTGCGTGAGAAGGAAACTCTACTGCGTGAGATTCATCACCGAATTAAGAACAATTTGCAGATTGTGACGAGCTTGCTCGATTTGCAGGTGATGAGAACGCAAGATACGGATGTTCAGGCGCTGTTACGGAGTAATCAGAGCCGAATTAGTTCGATCGCGCTAGTGCACGATCGACTCTCACAATCGAGCAGTACTCATTCAATTCGATTGGGTGAATATGTGCAGAGTTTGGTGCCCATGTTGATTCAAACTTACGCGATCGAGCCGAATCAAATCACGCTCAGAACGGCGATCAGCGGCGAGATTGAACTCGCTTCAAATCGAGTTGTTCCGGTCGGACTAATTTTGAATGAACTGATCTCGAATGCGTTGCGACACGGACTGGCAAACCGAGGCGGCGAAGTTTCAATCCTGCTGCGCGTTGAGAATTCGCAAATTACGCTCACGGTCAGCGATACGGGCGATCGATTTCCAGCGAATTTTGATCTAAACGCGCCTCAAACGTTAGGATTTCAGATCATCAATTCGCTGGTGCAGCAATTGAATGCCAGTTTAGGAGTCGATCGAACTCCCAGAACTGCAATTACGATCCGGTTTGACGCTGCTGATCCGGAGTAG
- a CDS encoding response regulator transcription factor — protein sequence MPEQLLLVDDEPGLREAVQAYLEDSGYTVHTATNGREGWEALQRVQPDLVITDVMMPQVSGYEFLKQLRDDARFKTLPVIFLTARGMKSDRIQGYDAGCDAYLPKPFDPDELVAIVTRLLKQRADLKSTSSDENVNLADLSRQIAAIQAELKGRGAIVQTPAPMKLDFTPREQSVLDLVVDGLMNKEIARRLDTSVRNVEKYVSRLFSKTGTNSRTELVRFALEHGLTTPDQQRQTGS from the coding sequence ATGCCGGAGCAACTCTTATTAGTCGATGACGAACCTGGACTCCGGGAAGCGGTACAAGCCTATCTCGAAGACAGCGGTTACACCGTTCACACTGCCACCAATGGGCGCGAAGGTTGGGAAGCCTTACAGCGAGTCCAGCCGGATTTGGTGATCACCGATGTGATGATGCCCCAGGTGAGCGGCTATGAATTTCTCAAGCAGCTTCGAGACGATGCCCGCTTCAAAACGTTACCTGTGATTTTCTTGACCGCTCGTGGCATGAAAAGCGATCGCATTCAAGGCTACGATGCGGGCTGTGATGCTTACTTACCGAAACCGTTTGATCCGGATGAACTCGTTGCGATCGTCACTCGCCTGCTCAAACAACGTGCCGATCTCAAGTCCACTAGCAGCGATGAAAATGTGAACCTGGCTGATCTGTCTCGCCAAATTGCTGCAATTCAAGCCGAATTGAAGGGACGAGGCGCGATCGTCCAAACTCCGGCTCCGATGAAACTCGATTTCACGCCGAGAGAACAGAGCGTTTTAGATCTCGTCGTTGATGGCTTGATGAACAAAGAAATCGCCCGTCGTCTCGATACCAGTGTTCGCAACGTCGAGAAATACGTCAGCCGCCTGTTCAGCAAAACCGGAACCAATAGCCGTACGGAACTCGTTCGATTCGCGCTCGAACATGGACTGACTACTCCGGATCAGCAGCGTCAAACCGGATCGTAA
- a CDS encoding glycosyltransferase family 2 protein — MSFLPSVSVIVPIYNGESDLPALLECLNAQTYSNFECLLIDNNSNDRTAELLKAAESDRIRVFNQSQIQSSYAARNLGIQNAIGEILAFTDADCRPEANWLTDLIQPFSDPAVGLVAGEIKALPGNTVLEQYADRQETLSQKHTLNHPFCAYGQTANLAIRLEAFKQIGLFRPYLTTGGDADICWRILRETAWKLQFAESAIVRHRHRTTLAELQSQWRRYGRSNRYLHELHGVDLMREPNFSEYRYRLMRWMLKELPIASLKLLAGKANLVDLINTPIGLLCLQARTEGQRQAKLSDEARTIESLPIPASQS, encoded by the coding sequence ATGAGTTTTTTACCATCGGTTTCGGTGATTGTGCCCATCTACAACGGGGAATCAGATTTACCCGCTTTGCTCGAATGTTTGAACGCTCAGACTTACTCGAATTTTGAATGTCTATTAATCGATAACAATAGTAACGATCGCACTGCTGAATTGTTGAAAGCCGCAGAAAGCGATCGCATTCGAGTCTTCAATCAATCCCAAATTCAAAGTTCTTACGCTGCCCGAAATTTAGGGATTCAGAACGCTATTGGAGAAATTCTCGCCTTTACCGATGCCGATTGTCGCCCTGAAGCGAACTGGCTCACTGATTTGATTCAGCCGTTTAGCGATCCGGCTGTCGGCTTAGTGGCAGGAGAAATCAAAGCGCTTCCTGGAAATACTGTTTTAGAACAATATGCCGATCGACAAGAAACCCTTTCTCAAAAACACACCCTAAATCATCCCTTCTGCGCCTACGGTCAAACTGCAAATCTTGCCATCCGATTAGAAGCATTCAAACAAATCGGCTTATTTCGTCCTTATCTCACCACAGGCGGCGATGCGGATATTTGCTGGCGAATCCTGCGTGAAACAGCTTGGAAATTACAATTTGCCGAAAGCGCGATCGTGCGTCACCGTCATCGAACCACGTTAGCGGAACTCCAAAGCCAGTGGCGCAGATATGGACGCTCAAACCGCTATTTGCACGAACTTCACGGTGTCGATTTGATGCGAGAACCGAATTTTTCTGAGTATCGATATCGCCTGATGCGCTGGATGCTAAAAGAATTACCGATCGCTTCTCTCAAACTCCTCGCAGGCAAAGCGAATCTTGTTGACCTAATCAACACACCGATCGGACTACTCTGTCTCCAAGCGCGTACCGAAGGACAACGACAGGCAAAACTTTCCGACGAAGCTCGCACGATCGAATCTCTTCCAATTCCTGCATCCCAATCCTAA